The following are encoded in a window of Flavobacterium sp. WC2421 genomic DNA:
- a CDS encoding flavin monoamine oxidase family protein gives MSKKIIILGAGLSGLLTAYRLQNKGFETEIIEARERIGGRIHTISTDTAQVEMGATWFNAIHVNFRNLLSELELDYFEQFMQGTSYFEPFSAAAVQEIQIPENSPSYRVSGGTNQLIHTLKNKLTTIPIHLNQTVSSLNFENEKIQIKTQNQSFEADYVISTLPQALFTNDIIVTPALPQKLTDIANKTHTWMQDSIKVAFVYATPFWRNKNYSGTLFSNVGPITEFYDQSNASLDKFALCGFISSGMEMYSKTERLEKLKIQLVKVFGEDAIHFTSYHETVWAKEKQTKSANQIGFMYPHQNNGHPLFRASYYNNRLFFAGTETANQFPGYMEGAVIAAENAVNAILKLK, from the coding sequence ATGTCCAAAAAAATAATCATATTAGGAGCGGGTTTAAGCGGATTACTAACTGCTTATCGTTTACAAAACAAAGGTTTTGAAACCGAAATTATCGAAGCCAGAGAACGCATAGGCGGACGAATTCACACCATAAGTACAGATACCGCTCAGGTCGAAATGGGCGCGACCTGGTTTAATGCTATTCATGTTAACTTTAGAAATCTTTTAAGCGAACTAGAATTGGATTATTTTGAACAATTCATGCAAGGCACCTCCTATTTCGAACCATTTTCGGCAGCAGCAGTACAAGAAATCCAGATTCCAGAAAATAGCCCAAGTTATCGTGTTTCGGGTGGCACAAACCAACTTATTCACACCTTAAAAAACAAACTAACAACTATTCCTATTCACTTAAACCAAACTGTTTCTAGTCTGAATTTTGAAAACGAAAAGATTCAAATTAAAACTCAAAATCAATCTTTCGAGGCTGATTATGTGATTTCGACTTTGCCACAAGCTTTGTTTACAAATGACATTATCGTTACTCCTGCTCTTCCACAAAAACTAACCGATATCGCAAATAAAACGCACACTTGGATGCAAGATTCTATTAAAGTTGCTTTTGTTTATGCAACCCCTTTTTGGCGCAACAAGAATTATTCGGGTACTTTATTCAGTAATGTGGGGCCAATAACCGAGTTCTATGATCAATCGAATGCTTCCTTAGATAAATTTGCCCTTTGCGGTTTTATTAGCTCTGGGATGGAAATGTATTCTAAAACAGAACGTTTAGAAAAATTAAAAATACAATTGGTTAAAGTTTTTGGTGAGGACGCAATACATTTTACGTCTTATCACGAAACGGTTTGGGCAAAAGAAAAGCAAACCAAAAGTGCTAACCAAATTGGTTTTATGTATCCACATCAAAACAATGGACATCCTTTATTTAGAGCATCCTACTACAACAATCGCTTGTTCTTTGCAGGGACAGAAACGGCAAATCAATTTCCTGGTTATATGGAAGGGGCTGTAATTGCAGCAGAAAATGCTGTTAATGCCATTTTAAAATTAAAATAA
- a CDS encoding deoxyguanosinetriphosphate triphosphohydrolase, translating into MNWEQLLSLKRQGDTSKRLRIEQDDTRLGFEVDYDRIIFSAAFRSLQDKTQVIPLSKTDFVHTRLTHSLEVSVVGRSLGRLVGKKIIDKYPHLKEVHGYHMNDFGAIVAAASLAHDIGNPPFGHSGEKAIGEYFSIGKGKQYKDQLSNKEWQDLIDFEGNANGFSVLTASRPGIEGGLRISFATLGAFMKYPKESLPKKPTKNIADKKYGFFQTDKKFFEDVAKEMGMIPNKSGSDIGFERHPLAYLVEAADDICYTIIDFEDGINLGLVSEDFALEYLIKLVKDSIDTSKYKTLETKEDRISYLRALAIGSLINDAVKVFIDNEEAILNGKFPYALTDKSKYKAQMDDIIKISVNNIYQSREVIEKEIVGYQIIQTLLDKFITAFNNKFDGTDSNYDKLILKLLPERHHLEKENLYERLLHICHYISLLTDGNALELFDTINGKKKD; encoded by the coding sequence ATGAACTGGGAACAACTTTTATCATTAAAACGACAAGGCGACACAAGCAAAAGATTACGTATTGAACAAGACGACACTCGATTGGGTTTTGAAGTAGATTACGACCGTATTATTTTCTCTGCCGCTTTTAGAAGTTTACAAGATAAAACACAAGTGATTCCCCTTTCTAAAACCGACTTTGTACACACTCGATTGACGCATAGTTTAGAAGTTTCAGTTGTGGGACGTTCTTTAGGGCGATTAGTTGGTAAAAAGATAATTGATAAATACCCTCATTTAAAAGAAGTACATGGCTACCATATGAATGATTTTGGCGCTATTGTAGCAGCAGCTTCATTGGCTCACGATATAGGGAATCCTCCTTTTGGTCACTCTGGGGAGAAAGCAATTGGAGAATATTTTTCAATTGGAAAGGGTAAACAATACAAAGACCAATTGTCTAACAAAGAATGGCAGGATTTAATTGATTTTGAAGGGAATGCCAATGGTTTTTCGGTGCTTACAGCAAGCCGCCCAGGAATTGAAGGCGGACTTCGCATTTCATTTGCTACACTTGGTGCTTTTATGAAATATCCAAAGGAAAGTTTGCCCAAAAAACCAACCAAAAATATTGCTGATAAAAAATACGGTTTCTTTCAAACTGATAAAAAGTTTTTTGAAGATGTAGCAAAAGAGATGGGAATGATTCCTAATAAGTCTGGTAGTGATATAGGTTTTGAAAGACATCCACTTGCTTATTTAGTGGAGGCTGCAGATGATATTTGTTATACGATTATTGACTTTGAAGATGGAATTAATTTAGGATTGGTTTCGGAAGATTTTGCCTTAGAGTACTTAATCAAATTGGTAAAAGACAGTATAGATACTTCGAAATATAAAACATTAGAAACAAAAGAAGACCGTATAAGTTATTTGCGTGCATTGGCTATAGGTAGTTTAATCAACGATGCGGTAAAAGTTTTTATTGATAATGAAGAGGCGATTTTAAATGGAAAATTTCCGTATGCTTTGACGGATAAAAGCAAGTATAAAGCACAGATGGATGATATTATTAAAATCAGTGTGAACAATATTTATCAAAGTCGCGAAGTGATTGAAAAAGAGATAGTAGGGTATCAGATTATTCAAACATTATTGGATAAATTCATAACAGCCTTCAACAATAAGTTCGATGGTACTGATTCTAATTATGATAAATTAATTTTGAAATTATTACCTGAGAGACACCATTTAGAGAAAGAAAATTTATATGAAAGATTGCTTCATATTTGCCATTATATTTCATTGCTAACTGATGGAAATGCATTAGAATTGTTTGATACTATCAATGGGAAAAAGAAGGATTAG
- the metE gene encoding 5-methyltetrahydropteroyltriglutamate--homocysteine S-methyltransferase, producing the protein MKTNNLGYPRIGSNRELKKASELYWSGKITAEELISTGKNIRKENWALQFNAGIDLIPSNDFSFYDQVLDLSLTLGVIPEQYKAFAKENSVLDLYFAMARGAQKEGQDVVAMEMTKWFDTNYHYIVPEFSKNQEFELFSEKIIDEYKEAKAAGFQTKPVIIGPVSYLLLGKEKQEGFHRIDLINKLLPVYFDILQKLQEEKVEYVQFDEPFLTLNLTDIERAALVYVYTKINEKFPNIKIILANYFDCFGENLATALSLPVHTFHLDLVRCALQLDDILESNLLAKTTSLSLGVIDGRNIWKNDFKKSLALIQKATDALGTDRIFIAPSCSLIHSPCDLDLETNDETLTPEIKQWLAFAKQKVDEVVVLRNLASNEITENDQAVFEENTLANNNRKKATIIHNEAVKNRVASIVEEDSRRKSPFSVRRQQQIDALQLPLFPTTTIGSFPQTPEVRSWRAKFKKGDLSQLEYDDLLRKETEETIRFQEESGIDVLVHGEFERNDMVEYFGEQLDGFAFTKNGWVQSYGSRCVKPPVIYGDVSRPKPMTVKWAEFAQSLTPKWVKGMLTGPVTILQWSFVRNDQPRSETCTQIALAIRDEVVDLENAGIKIIQIDEPAIREGLPLRKEEWAAYLDWAVKAFRISASGVKDDTQIHTHMCYSEFNDIIQNIADMDADVITIECSRSQMELLDAFAYFKYPNEIGPGVYDIHSPRVPSSQEMVHLLEKAAAVIPIDQLWVNPDCGLKTRHWDETKKALIEMVAAAKKMRIAVTNTATI; encoded by the coding sequence ATGAAAACAAACAATTTAGGTTATCCAAGAATAGGCAGCAACAGAGAATTAAAAAAAGCGAGTGAACTATACTGGTCTGGTAAAATCACAGCCGAAGAACTTATTTCTACAGGAAAAAACATCCGAAAAGAAAACTGGGCACTTCAATTTAATGCTGGAATTGATTTAATTCCGTCAAATGACTTCTCTTTTTACGATCAAGTACTTGATTTATCTTTAACGCTTGGCGTTATTCCCGAGCAGTATAAAGCTTTCGCAAAAGAGAATTCGGTGCTCGATTTATATTTTGCTATGGCAAGAGGCGCTCAAAAAGAAGGTCAAGATGTTGTAGCCATGGAAATGACCAAATGGTTTGATACTAATTACCATTATATTGTACCTGAATTTTCTAAAAATCAAGAATTCGAATTGTTTTCAGAAAAAATTATTGACGAATACAAAGAGGCAAAAGCAGCAGGATTTCAAACTAAACCTGTAATTATAGGACCCGTTTCTTATTTACTTCTTGGAAAAGAAAAGCAAGAAGGTTTTCATAGAATTGACCTCATCAATAAACTACTTCCTGTTTATTTTGACATTTTACAAAAATTACAAGAGGAAAAAGTAGAATATGTTCAGTTTGACGAACCTTTTTTGACTTTAAATCTAACGGATATTGAAAGAGCCGCATTAGTGTATGTGTATACTAAAATCAATGAAAAATTCCCAAACATCAAAATCATTCTTGCCAACTATTTTGATTGCTTCGGAGAAAATTTAGCAACTGCTTTATCCCTTCCAGTTCATACTTTCCACTTGGATTTAGTGCGTTGTGCATTGCAATTAGACGATATTCTAGAATCTAATTTATTAGCAAAAACAACTTCGCTTTCACTAGGAGTTATTGACGGTAGAAACATTTGGAAAAATGATTTCAAAAAATCGTTAGCACTAATCCAGAAAGCTACGGATGCTCTTGGAACTGACCGTATTTTTATTGCTCCATCTTGCTCTTTAATTCATTCGCCATGTGACCTAGATTTAGAAACCAATGACGAAACGCTCACTCCAGAAATTAAACAATGGCTGGCTTTCGCCAAACAAAAAGTGGACGAGGTTGTTGTTCTAAGAAATTTAGCTTCGAACGAAATTACGGAGAACGATCAAGCTGTTTTTGAAGAAAATACATTGGCAAATAACAACAGAAAAAAAGCAACAATCATTCACAATGAGGCTGTAAAAAACAGAGTTGCTAGTATTGTCGAAGAAGATTCGAGAAGAAAAAGCCCTTTTTCGGTGAGAAGACAACAACAAATTGACGCTTTACAATTACCGTTGTTCCCAACCACCACTATTGGTTCATTCCCACAAACTCCTGAAGTACGTAGCTGGAGAGCCAAATTTAAAAAAGGAGACTTATCACAATTGGAATATGACGACCTTCTTCGAAAAGAAACCGAAGAAACCATCCGTTTTCAAGAAGAGTCTGGCATTGATGTTTTAGTACATGGTGAATTTGAGCGTAATGATATGGTGGAATATTTTGGAGAACAACTCGATGGATTTGCTTTTACAAAAAACGGTTGGGTTCAAAGCTACGGAAGTCGTTGTGTAAAACCACCCGTTATTTATGGTGATGTATCTCGTCCAAAACCTATGACAGTCAAATGGGCCGAGTTTGCACAATCCTTAACACCTAAATGGGTTAAAGGAATGCTTACAGGACCCGTAACTATCTTGCAATGGTCATTTGTACGTAATGACCAACCAAGATCAGAAACCTGTACACAAATTGCCTTAGCGATTCGTGATGAAGTGGTAGATCTAGAAAATGCTGGAATCAAAATCATACAAATTGATGAACCAGCCATTAGAGAAGGATTGCCATTGCGCAAAGAAGAATGGGCGGCATACCTGGATTGGGCCGTAAAAGCTTTTAGAATTTCGGCAAGTGGTGTAAAAGATGACACTCAAATTCACACACATATGTGTTATAGTGAGTTCAATGATATCATTCAGAATATAGCCGATATGGATGCGGATGTGATTACAATAGAATGTTCCCGTTCCCAAATGGAATTACTAGACGCCTTTGCTTATTTCAAATACCCAAACGAGATTGGACCTGGCGTATATGACATTCATTCACCACGCGTTCCATCGAGTCAAGAAATGGTTCATTTATTAGAAAAAGCAGCTGCCGTGATACCTATTGATCAATTGTGGGTCAACCCCGACTGTGGTTTAAAAACACGCCATTGGGATGAAACCAAAAAAGCATTGATCGAAATGGTTGCCGCAGCTAAAAAAATGCGAATTGCCGTTACCAATACCGCCACTATTTAA
- a CDS encoding RDD family protein has translation MKNKTFTITDHLLASQGQRFLNLLLDLLFIYIIILSVGTSIILIADVANKFTVSDWVETLSWAAILSYGLLILFLYYFLTEVYFSRTLAKLVTRTIVVKSDGLKPTIDMIFIRTICRFIPFEGLSYLGSVSWGWHDRFSGTYVVKKRKLAKSIQYFNHPEEFGRAE, from the coding sequence ATGAAAAATAAAACATTTACAATTACAGATCATTTGCTTGCTAGTCAAGGGCAGCGTTTCTTGAATCTACTACTTGACTTACTTTTCATTTATATTATTATTTTAAGCGTAGGGACATCCATTATTTTGATAGCCGATGTTGCTAATAAATTTACGGTCTCTGATTGGGTTGAAACCCTAAGTTGGGCCGCAATTTTATCCTATGGCTTGTTAATACTGTTTCTTTATTATTTTTTAACCGAGGTTTATTTCTCAAGAACACTAGCTAAATTAGTTACCAGAACTATCGTGGTTAAAAGTGATGGTTTAAAGCCTACAATCGATATGATTTTTATTCGAACTATTTGTCGTTTTATCCCTTTTGAGGGCTTGTCCTACTTAGGATCCGTTTCTTGGGGATGGCATGATCGCTTTTCAGGGACTTATGTAGTTAAGAAAAGGAAATTAGCGAAAAGCATACAGTACTTTAATCATCCAGAAGAATTTGGTAGAGCCGAATAA
- a CDS encoding Lrp/AsnC family transcriptional regulator → MENLDATDIQILKHLQEDSNINIKDLASKLFLTATPVYERIKRLEREGYIMKYVALLDKQKMNLGMIVFCNVRLKEHARNVGSNFVKDIVALPEIIESYNIAGDYDFMLKILVKDMASYQDFVMNKLSTIDNIGNTQTIFVMGEIKHSTALNF, encoded by the coding sequence ATGGAAAATCTAGATGCAACCGACATACAAATTCTAAAACACCTTCAAGAAGACTCTAATATCAACATAAAAGACCTAGCGAGTAAGTTGTTCTTAACCGCAACACCAGTTTACGAGCGTATAAAAAGATTGGAAAGGGAAGGATATATTATGAAATATGTCGCTTTATTGGATAAACAAAAAATGAATTTGGGTATGATTGTTTTTTGCAACGTACGGTTAAAAGAGCACGCTCGAAATGTAGGAAGCAATTTTGTTAAAGATATTGTTGCACTTCCTGAAATCATAGAGTCGTACAATATTGCTGGAGATTATGATTTTATGCTGAAAATATTAGTGAAGGATATGGCAAGTTATCAGGACTTTGTAATGAATAAATTGTCCACTATTGACAATATAGGGAATACCCAAACTATTTTTGTAATGGGGGAAATTAAGCATAGTACAGCCTTGAATTTTTAA
- a CDS encoding DUF3078 domain-containing protein: MFKLLSFTCLLILISINSYSQKIITTLIPPQPIKDTASHWVKKNRIGFDISEIAFVNWNAGGTSSISGLLKTKFNRVYTKDNYNWSNELIMRYGLNKQDGIELRKTDDVFQFNSAFGYRNDTISNWYHTAKFNFNTQFTDGYSYPNKEISVSKPFAPAYVFLGLGAEYATKKKDRMLYLSPFTSKMTFVLDQRLANQGSFGVEKAIYDINGNLIRQGEKSKIELGILVTGLYKKEVVKNVTLENRVSLYSDYINKFGNIDVDYDLVLDLVVNEHIRTNIGAHIIYDDDIKAKEDVNGEQITVGPKTQLKQTLGVGLVYDF; the protein is encoded by the coding sequence ATGTTTAAATTACTATCATTCACCTGTTTATTAATTTTAATTTCAATAAATAGTTACTCACAAAAAATCATAACTACATTAATTCCTCCACAACCAATAAAAGACACCGCTTCACATTGGGTAAAGAAAAATAGAATTGGATTTGACATCTCCGAAATTGCTTTTGTGAATTGGAATGCTGGGGGAACCAGTTCTATTTCCGGTTTATTAAAAACAAAATTTAACCGAGTATATACTAAGGACAATTACAATTGGTCAAACGAACTTATTATGCGTTACGGCTTAAACAAACAAGATGGGATTGAACTTCGTAAAACTGATGATGTATTCCAATTTAATTCTGCTTTTGGCTATAGAAATGACACTATTTCAAACTGGTATCATACAGCAAAATTTAATTTTAACACTCAGTTTACTGATGGTTACTCCTACCCAAATAAAGAGATTTCCGTTTCAAAACCTTTTGCTCCAGCTTATGTGTTCTTAGGTTTAGGAGCTGAATATGCTACTAAAAAGAAAGACAGAATGCTTTATCTTTCTCCATTCACCTCTAAAATGACTTTTGTTTTAGACCAAAGGCTAGCCAATCAAGGATCATTTGGGGTTGAAAAAGCAATATATGACATCAACGGAAATCTAATTAGACAAGGAGAAAAATCAAAAATAGAACTTGGAATATTAGTAACTGGTTTGTACAAAAAAGAGGTGGTTAAAAACGTAACGCTAGAAAATCGCGTGAGTCTTTACTCTGATTACATCAATAAATTTGGGAATATTGATGTAGATTATGATTTAGTTTTGGATTTAGTCGTAAACGAACACATACGCACAAATATAGGAGCACATATTATTTATGATGATGATATTAAAGCAAAAGAAGATGTTAATGGAGAGCAAATTACTGTAGGTCCAAAAACACAACTAAAACAAACTCTAGGAGTTGGTCTTGTTTATGATTTTTAG